A single window of Pseudomonadota bacterium DNA harbors:
- a CDS encoding PQQ-dependent dehydrogenase, methanol/ethanol family — translation MVDDEYLAKLGDGSNWPAYGRTSTEQRYSPLAEINAANVGKLGIQWVTDLPNERSLIATPLAVDGVLYFTGSYSRTYAVDARNGKILWQFDPKTIEHAGDRLRVMWDINRGPAYYKGKVIISTVDGRLVALDAKTGKQLWETMTVDPRKSYYVNGAPKVFRDKVIIGNGGTEHEAARGYVTAYDIETGKQAWRFYIVPGNPADGFENKAMEMAAKTWSGEWWKHGGGGNVWNGMTYDAEFNQLLIGTGNGSPWNQKLRSPGGGDNLFLCSIVAVDADTGEYKWHYQTNPGETWDFNANMDIVLADVQYGGQPIKALLQAPKNGFFYVINRANGELLSAEKFGKVTWAERIDLKTGRPVEVQGARYEDGEELVWPGPWGAHNWHAMSYNPGTGLVYIPAWDMPGLYNDKGFDAAKWQSPHFKVDPGVAFGGEDVPKDIGQARLLAWDPIKQKKVWSHDLPPVWNAGTMTTKGNLVFQGRADGEFVAYDAAKGDKLWSVQLGSGISSAPITYTVDGKQYVSLLVGWGGGGTILGSLAAQHGWKYKVHPRRLYTFALDGKQPVPPSPPPAFAQPLDPPDFKIDAKLAEHGRDLFARSCLYCHGAGMVAGGEAPDLRESPLAADRDAFEAVVLKGAKIANGMPRFAELTADDVGGLMHFIRLRARETKAAQASTP, via the coding sequence AGCCAAGCTTGGCGACGGCTCGAACTGGCCCGCCTACGGCCGCACCTCCACCGAACAGCGCTACAGCCCGCTAGCCGAAATCAACGCCGCCAATGTCGGCAAGCTCGGCATCCAATGGGTCACAGACCTGCCCAACGAACGCTCCCTGATAGCAACGCCGCTGGCGGTCGACGGCGTGCTCTATTTCACCGGCAGCTACAGCCGCACCTATGCCGTCGATGCGCGCAACGGCAAGATCCTGTGGCAATTCGATCCCAAGACCATCGAGCACGCCGGCGATCGCCTGCGCGTCATGTGGGACATCAACCGCGGACCTGCCTATTACAAGGGCAAGGTCATCATCTCCACCGTCGACGGTCGCCTGGTCGCACTCGACGCCAAGACCGGCAAGCAGTTGTGGGAAACGATGACCGTCGACCCGCGCAAGTCCTACTACGTCAACGGCGCGCCCAAGGTATTCCGCGACAAGGTCATCATCGGCAACGGCGGCACCGAGCACGAAGCGGCGCGTGGTTACGTGACCGCCTACGACATCGAGACCGGCAAGCAGGCCTGGCGCTTCTACATCGTGCCCGGCAATCCGGCCGACGGCTTCGAGAACAAGGCCATGGAAATGGCGGCCAAGACCTGGAGCGGCGAATGGTGGAAACACGGCGGCGGCGGCAACGTGTGGAACGGCATGACCTACGACGCCGAGTTCAACCAGCTCTTGATCGGCACCGGCAACGGCTCACCCTGGAACCAGAAACTGCGCAGCCCGGGCGGCGGGGACAACCTGTTCCTGTGTTCGATCGTCGCGGTCGATGCCGACACCGGCGAATACAAGTGGCATTACCAGACCAATCCCGGCGAAACCTGGGACTTCAATGCCAACATGGACATCGTGCTGGCCGACGTGCAGTACGGCGGCCAACCGATCAAGGCGCTGTTGCAGGCGCCCAAGAACGGCTTCTTCTACGTCATCAACCGTGCCAACGGTGAACTGCTGTCGGCCGAGAAGTTCGGCAAGGTGACGTGGGCCGAACGCATCGATCTCAAAACCGGACGCCCGGTCGAAGTGCAAGGCGCGCGCTACGAGGACGGCGAGGAACTGGTGTGGCCGGGCCCGTGGGGCGCGCACAACTGGCATGCGATGTCCTACAACCCGGGCACCGGCCTGGTGTACATCCCGGCCTGGGACATGCCTGGCCTCTACAACGACAAGGGCTTCGATGCGGCCAAGTGGCAGTCGCCGCATTTCAAGGTCGACCCGGGCGTCGCGTTCGGCGGTGAAGACGTGCCGAAAGACATCGGCCAGGCGCGCCTCCTCGCCTGGGATCCGATCAAGCAGAAGAAAGTCTGGTCCCACGATCTGCCGCCGGTGTGGAACGCCGGCACCATGACCACCAAGGGCAACCTCGTGTTCCAGGGCCGCGCCGACGGCGAGTTCGTCGCCTACGATGCCGCCAAGGGCGACAAGCTATGGTCGGTGCAGCTCGGTTCCGGTATTTCCTCGGCGCCCATCACCTACACCGTGGACGGCAAACAGTACGTGTCCTTGCTGGTCGGCTGGGGCGGCGGCGGCACGATCTTGGGTTCGCTGGCCGCGCAACACGGGTGGAAGTACAAGGTCCATCCGCGCCGCCTCTATACCTTCGCGCTCGACGGCAAGCAGCCGGTACCACCTTCGCCGCCGCCGGCCTTCGCGCAGCCACTGGACCCGCCGGATTTCAAAATCGATGCCAAGCTCGCTGAGCACGGCCGCGATCTCTTCGCACGTTCCTGCCTGTACTGCCACGGCGCCGGCATGGTGGCGGGCGGCGAAGCGCCGGATCTGCGCGAATCGCCGCTCGCGGCCGATCGGGACGCGTTTGAAGCCGTGGTGCTGAAAGGCGCCAAGATTGCCAACGGCATGCCGCGCTTCGCCGAATTGACAGCCGATGATGTCGGCGGGTTGATGCACTTCATCCGTCTGCGAGCACGAGAGACGAAGGCCGCGCAGGCTTCAACGCCCTAG
- a CDS encoding response regulator transcription factor, with translation MGVNILLVDDHAIVRVGFRALLEQQRWCGDITEAANGELGYLMFRDAKPHVVVMDLSMPKMSGVTAIQRIRSLDAAARILAVSVHDEGVFVMQAMKAGRYVSSLAPENSSARCVRGGGEDYISNSIARIAIASAGRKILRTTLGA, from the coding sequence ATGGGTGTCAATATACTGCTGGTCGACGACCACGCCATCGTTCGCGTTGGTTTTCGAGCCCTGCTGGAGCAGCAGCGCTGGTGCGGCGACATCACGGAAGCGGCTAACGGCGAACTCGGCTATCTCATGTTCCGCGACGCCAAGCCCCATGTCGTCGTCATGGATCTCTCGATGCCGAAGATGTCGGGCGTCACCGCCATCCAGCGCATCAGGAGCCTCGACGCGGCCGCTCGCATCCTCGCGGTCAGCGTGCACGACGAAGGCGTATTCGTCATGCAGGCCATGAAAGCGGGCCGGTATGTGTCAAGCTTGGCGCCGGAGAACTCGTCGGCGCGGTGCGTGCGTGGCGGCGGGGAAGACTACATCAGCAACAGTATTGCCCGAATCGCCATCGCGTCCGCGGGGCGGAAAATCCTTCGAACAACTCTCGGCGCGTGA
- a CDS encoding TonB-dependent receptor — protein sequence MNNCRARDVIAQTCLMAMWVAAVPTITLAAEGAGFDDEVVVVAPAPGGDGIAAERLPFTVQAADADAFKRAQASDLTDYLGAHLGSVSINSAQNNPLQPDVQYRGYTASPLLGLAQGIAVFQNGARINEPLGDAVNWDLIPESAIHSMTMLGGSNPLFGLNTLGGALSIEMKNGFNFSGHEVEASGGSWGRAETSAESGGNNGTLGYYVNVDYFTEDGWRDLSDSDAVNVYGAASFRGENSKLDLGFQYGDTDLTGNGPAPVGLAALDREAIFTAPDITKNEAYSFTLNGDHEVGEGIKLATTGYYRDIKTSSFNGDAADLLACQLGGGNFLLEGLEDDDLARIGIDDDDLCEANVLGAANPAALEAAMNALLAPGDEAFNLDDLTPTLTGSGVIGDAAINNLSSRSQQSYGLDLQGSVQRPLFGHDNYLVAGAGYARGEARFKSTVELADLDPVTRSTAGLGLSSFLGREATEVDTVNGTWSVYVLDAFDVTSRLTVTAGGRYNRTAVKVSDLSAARPELNGSHDYSRFNPTVGATFKLAENNSAYANYSESSRAPTPIELSCNEDTFERARAAAAARGEDPDDVDFECRLPNAFLADPPLRQVVAKSVEFGVRGKLGVVQHRLGYFRTANHNDIIFQTTGRGTGLFANVDETLREGFESAFAVSFERFDYAIAYSYVRATFEDQFQVQSPNHPFADSNGELTVNKGDRLPGIPDHQFKFSADWRTPWSLVLGLDLLYNSGQFLRGDESNQLDALDGYALVNLRASYAVNKHFEVFARGTNLFDTDYESFGLLGEDPSEVIPGLADQRPIFVGAGAPRAGWVGVRMTF from the coding sequence GTGAACAATTGCAGAGCGCGCGATGTGATCGCGCAAACCTGTTTGATGGCGATGTGGGTTGCCGCGGTACCGACCATCACCCTGGCCGCCGAAGGCGCGGGCTTCGATGACGAAGTGGTGGTGGTAGCGCCGGCGCCGGGTGGCGACGGCATCGCCGCCGAGCGCTTGCCGTTCACGGTGCAAGCCGCCGATGCCGATGCCTTCAAGCGCGCGCAAGCCAGCGATCTCACCGATTATCTCGGCGCGCATCTCGGCAGCGTCAGCATCAATTCGGCGCAGAACAACCCGCTGCAACCCGACGTGCAGTACCGCGGCTATACGGCCTCGCCGCTGCTGGGGCTCGCGCAGGGCATCGCGGTGTTCCAGAACGGCGCGCGCATCAACGAGCCACTCGGTGATGCGGTCAACTGGGATCTCATTCCCGAATCGGCCATTCACAGCATGACCATGCTGGGCGGCAGCAACCCGCTGTTCGGTCTCAATACCCTGGGCGGTGCGCTGTCGATTGAAATGAAGAACGGCTTCAATTTCAGTGGCCACGAAGTGGAGGCGTCAGGCGGTTCGTGGGGTAGGGCGGAAACCAGTGCTGAAAGCGGTGGCAACAATGGCACCTTGGGTTACTACGTCAACGTCGACTATTTCACCGAGGATGGCTGGCGCGATCTGTCGGACTCCGACGCGGTGAACGTTTACGGCGCGGCTAGCTTTCGCGGCGAGAATTCAAAGCTCGATCTCGGCTTTCAATATGGCGACACCGACCTCACGGGTAACGGCCCGGCGCCGGTGGGGCTCGCGGCGCTGGACCGCGAGGCTATCTTCACTGCGCCCGACATCACGAAGAACGAGGCCTACAGCTTCACGCTGAATGGTGATCATGAAGTCGGTGAGGGCATCAAGCTCGCCACCACTGGCTACTACCGGGATATCAAGACCTCGTCGTTCAACGGCGACGCCGCCGATCTTTTGGCCTGCCAGCTCGGTGGTGGCAATTTCCTGCTGGAAGGTCTCGAGGACGACGACCTCGCGCGCATCGGCATCGACGACGACGACCTGTGTGAGGCCAACGTGCTGGGCGCCGCGAACCCGGCAGCGCTCGAGGCCGCGATGAACGCGCTGCTGGCGCCGGGCGACGAAGCGTTCAACCTCGACGACCTGACACCGACGCTCACCGGCAGCGGCGTCATTGGTGATGCAGCCATCAACAACCTGAGTTCGCGCAGCCAACAGAGCTACGGCCTCGACCTGCAGGGCAGTGTGCAGCGCCCGTTGTTCGGTCACGACAACTACCTGGTGGCGGGCGCCGGCTATGCGCGCGGCGAAGCGCGCTTCAAGTCGACGGTGGAACTGGCGGACCTGGACCCTGTCACGCGCAGCACCGCGGGCCTCGGCCTCAGTTCGTTCCTGGGTCGCGAAGCAACCGAGGTCGATACCGTCAACGGCACCTGGAGCGTGTATGTGCTCGACGCCTTCGATGTCACGTCGCGCCTGACGGTCACTGCCGGCGGGCGCTACAACCGCACCGCCGTCAAGGTCAGCGACCTGTCGGCGGCGCGTCCCGAATTGAACGGCAGCCACGACTATTCGCGGTTCAATCCGACCGTTGGAGCGACATTCAAGCTTGCCGAGAACAACAGCGCCTACGCCAACTACAGCGAATCGTCGCGCGCACCGACGCCCATCGAACTGTCGTGCAACGAAGACACTTTCGAGCGCGCGCGCGCCGCGGCTGCCGCGCGCGGTGAGGATCCGGACGACGTCGACTTCGAATGCCGTCTGCCGAATGCCTTCCTCGCCGATCCGCCGTTGCGCCAGGTGGTGGCCAAGAGCGTCGAATTCGGCGTGCGCGGCAAGCTCGGCGTGGTCCAGCACCGGCTCGGCTATTTCCGCACCGCTAATCACAACGACATAATTTTCCAGACCACGGGGCGTGGCACGGGCCTGTTCGCCAACGTCGATGAGACGCTGCGTGAAGGCTTCGAATCGGCATTCGCCGTCAGCTTCGAGCGCTTCGACTACGCGATCGCCTACAGCTACGTGCGCGCGACCTTCGAAGACCAGTTCCAGGTACAGAGTCCCAACCATCCGTTCGCCGATAGCAATGGCGAGCTGACCGTGAACAAGGGCGATCGTCTGCCGGGCATCCCCGATCACCAGTTCAAATTCAGCGCCGACTGGCGCACGCCGTGGAGCCTGGTGCTGGGGCTCGACCTGCTCTACAACTCGGGCCAGTTCCTGCGCGGCGATGAATCGAATCAACTCGATGCACTGGACGGCTATGCGCTGGTCAACCTGCGCGCGTCCTATGCCGTGAACAAACACTTTGAAGTGTTCGCGCGTGGCACCAACCTGTTCGATACCGACTACGAGAGCTTTGGCCTGCTCGGCGAGGACCCGTCCGAGGTGATCCCGGGCCTCGCGGATCAGCGGCCAATATTCGTTGGCGCCGGCGCGCCGCGCGCGGGATGGGTCGGGGTGCGGATGACGTTCTGA
- a CDS encoding response regulator transcription factor, which translates to MRILLVDDHAVVRAGFKTLLENQGDLCVVAEAESGEAACRQFVEHAPDLVIMDLSMPGVGGIEAIRRIVSRQSDARVLVFSMHEDTLFVEQALQAGARGYIGKSSAPVVLVEAVRQIANGNIYIDPDIAQRLAFQKTKGSDSPFQALSTREFEIVCLLAEGLSVNAIANRLALSYKTVANYATQIKSKLEVETSAELTRLAIRHGLVRA; encoded by the coding sequence ATGCGCATCCTGTTGGTCGACGATCATGCGGTCGTGCGGGCCGGCTTCAAGACCTTGCTGGAAAACCAGGGCGACCTGTGCGTGGTGGCCGAGGCCGAGAGTGGTGAAGCCGCGTGCCGGCAGTTCGTCGAGCATGCGCCCGACCTCGTCATCATGGATCTGAGCATGCCTGGTGTCGGCGGTATCGAGGCCATTCGCCGCATCGTGTCGCGCCAGAGCGATGCGCGCGTGCTGGTGTTCAGCATGCACGAGGACACCCTGTTCGTGGAGCAGGCGCTGCAGGCCGGCGCGCGCGGCTATATCGGCAAGAGCAGCGCGCCGGTGGTGCTGGTCGAGGCCGTGCGCCAGATTGCCAACGGCAATATCTATATCGACCCCGACATCGCACAACGCCTCGCCTTCCAGAAGACCAAGGGCAGCGATTCGCCGTTCCAAGCCTTGTCGACCCGCGAATTCGAAATCGTGTGCCTGCTGGCCGAGGGCTTGAGCGTCAATGCCATCGCCAATCGCCTCGCGCTGAGCTACAAGACCGTCGCCAACTACGCAACCCAGATCAAGAGCAAGCTGGAAGTAGAGACCAGCGCGGAACTGACGCGTCTCGCGATCCGTCACGGCTTGGTTCGCGCCTGA
- a CDS encoding DUF1244 domain-containing protein, with protein sequence MEAQTEIEIEAAAFRRLRDYLREHTEVQNIDLMNLAGFCRNCLAKWYRAEAETRGVAMDYEQARERVYGMPYSEWKDKYQLEASSEQQAAYAKRQAQPDH encoded by the coding sequence ATGGAAGCACAGACCGAAATCGAAATCGAAGCGGCAGCCTTCCGGCGTTTGCGCGACTACCTGCGCGAACATACGGAAGTGCAGAACATCGACCTCATGAACCTTGCCGGCTTCTGCCGCAACTGCCTGGCCAAGTGGTATCGCGCCGAGGCCGAGACGCGCGGCGTCGCGATGGATTACGAGCAGGCGCGCGAACGGGTCTACGGCATGCCCTACAGCGAGTGGAAGGACAAGTACCAGCTCGAGGCCAGCAGCGAGCAGCAGGCCGCCTACGCCAAGCGCCAGGCCCAGCCCGACCACTGA
- a CDS encoding sigma-54-dependent Fis family transcriptional regulator, translating into MARNHDIETLHAEVPLGVTSVLVVDDEALFAKAVVRHLEKSGYRCAHAGSLAAADRQLAAQGADLVLLDMRLPDGSGLDFLQRLRARSAVPVIVMTAYGEVEDAVQAMKCAASDYLKKPVDLEELRVNIEKVLAQAALGRQLEYSRTREISLTPGAQLIGASAAIDEVRQQVARIASLVGGGAAPAPTVLITGETGTGKDVTARLLHQGSARAALPFVHVDCAALPKDLIESELFGHVKGAFTHALAERTGLIEAAEDGVVFLDEIGELPLELQAKLLAVLERRTLRRIGSSHELRSRAWFIAATNRPVAEMVASGALRADLYYRLKVLTLELPPLRARGDDIRLLAEHFLGDSARRYGARDARLSAAALERLCAYGWPGNVRELSHVIERAVLLSGGGLIDASALALGDGASPVAAPPPTPILEDMTLEELEKTMLARALKGSAGNISEAARRLGITRMAMRYRMDKHGLRGDEV; encoded by the coding sequence ATGGCGCGGAACCATGACATCGAAACCCTGCACGCCGAAGTGCCGCTCGGCGTGACCTCGGTGCTGGTGGTTGACGACGAGGCCTTGTTCGCCAAGGCCGTGGTGCGCCACCTCGAGAAATCCGGCTACCGCTGTGCCCACGCCGGCAGCCTGGCGGCGGCGGACCGCCAGTTGGCGGCGCAGGGCGCCGATCTCGTGCTGCTCGACATGCGCCTGCCCGACGGTTCGGGGCTCGACTTCCTGCAGCGGCTGCGCGCGCGCAGCGCGGTGCCGGTGATCGTGATGACCGCCTACGGCGAAGTGGAAGACGCCGTGCAGGCGATGAAGTGCGCCGCGTCGGATTACCTCAAGAAGCCCGTCGACCTCGAGGAACTGCGCGTCAATATCGAGAAGGTGCTGGCCCAGGCGGCGCTCGGTCGCCAGCTCGAATATTCGCGCACGCGCGAAATTTCGCTGACGCCGGGCGCGCAATTGATAGGGGCATCGGCGGCCATCGACGAAGTTCGACAACAGGTGGCGCGCATCGCGAGCCTGGTCGGCGGTGGTGCCGCGCCGGCGCCCACCGTACTCATCACCGGCGAGACCGGCACCGGCAAGGACGTCACCGCGCGTCTCCTGCACCAAGGCTCGGCGCGCGCCGCGCTGCCCTTCGTGCACGTCGACTGCGCGGCGCTGCCCAAGGATCTCATCGAGTCGGAGCTGTTCGGTCACGTCAAGGGCGCCTTCACCCATGCGCTCGCCGAGCGTACCGGACTCATCGAGGCCGCCGAGGATGGCGTGGTATTCCTCGATGAAATCGGCGAATTGCCGCTGGAGCTGCAGGCCAAGCTGCTGGCCGTGCTGGAACGGCGCACCCTGCGTCGCATCGGCAGCAGCCACGAACTGCGCAGTCGCGCGTGGTTCATCGCCGCCACCAATCGGCCGGTCGCGGAGATGGTTGCAAGCGGCGCGTTGCGCGCCGATCTCTACTACCGCCTCAAGGTGCTGACCCTGGAATTGCCGCCGCTGCGCGCGCGCGGCGATGACATCCGCCTGTTGGCCGAGCATTTTCTTGGCGACAGTGCGCGACGCTACGGCGCGCGCGACGCGCGCCTCTCGGCGGCCGCGCTCGAGCGCCTGTGCGCCTATGGCTGGCCCGGCAACGTGCGCGAACTCAGCCATGTCATCGAACGCGCCGTGCTGTTGTCGGGCGGCGGTCTGATCGATGCAAGCGCGCTCGCGCTTGGCGATGGCGCCAGCCCGGTCGCGGCGCCGCCGCCGACCCCGATATTGGAAGACATGACGCTCGAGGAATTGGAGAAGACCATGTTGGCGCGCGCGCTGAAGGGCAGCGCCGGCAACATCTCGGAAGCGGCGCGTCGCCTCGGCATCACGCGCATGGCCATGCGTTATCGCATGGACAAGCATGGCCTGCGTGGTGACGAGGTCTGA
- a CDS encoding cytochrome b: MTDAGSAQKYTRVAMLLHWTTVLLVGCLFMLGWFMVELPKGPARGYYFALHKSLGLCAFVLLWLRVAWRLGHRPPPLPDSIPRWQAHLARGVHATFYVLLVMQPLSGYLSSSFSGYATNWFGVPLPSWGWRDAPLNELFTELHVLCSIALLVLIGVHVVGFLSHLLTGQWDLSRRMWPW; the protein is encoded by the coding sequence ATGACGGACGCAGGTTCGGCACAGAAATACACCCGCGTCGCCATGCTCCTGCACTGGACGACGGTGCTGCTGGTGGGCTGCCTGTTCATGCTCGGCTGGTTCATGGTCGAACTGCCCAAGGGCCCGGCGCGCGGTTACTATTTTGCATTGCACAAGTCACTGGGGCTGTGTGCGTTCGTGCTGCTGTGGCTGCGTGTGGCCTGGCGTCTCGGTCATCGTCCGCCGCCGTTGCCGGACAGCATTCCTCGTTGGCAGGCCCATCTCGCGCGTGGCGTGCATGCGACGTTCTACGTGCTGCTGGTGATGCAGCCGCTGAGCGGGTACCTGTCATCGAGCTTCAGTGGTTACGCCACCAACTGGTTCGGTGTGCCGTTGCCGAGCTGGGGCTGGCGAGATGCGCCCCTCAATGAATTGTTCACCGAGTTGCACGTGCTGTGCTCGATCGCGCTGCTGGTGTTGATCGGCGTGCACGTGGTCGGCTTCCTGTCCCACCTGTTGACCGGCCAGTGGGACTTGAGTCGCCGCATGTGGCCGTGGTGA
- a CDS encoding L,D-transpeptidase yields the protein MTMLALLVASAPLFAASYDIEVKKKQRVLLVKDGEHVRATFPIALGRGGPGDKHKLGDNKTPVGTYRIVGVNDSTAFDTFLRLNYPNVKDAFYGLKSRLISRREFDRIVTALRHNQVPPQNTRLGGAIGIHGLGEETPEKVHIQNKLDWTQGCIALRNHDLHELREFIEVGTRVVISE from the coding sequence GTGACGATGCTGGCGCTGCTGGTCGCCAGTGCGCCCCTGTTCGCCGCCAGCTACGACATCGAGGTCAAGAAGAAGCAGCGCGTGTTGCTGGTCAAGGACGGCGAGCACGTGCGCGCGACCTTTCCCATCGCACTCGGCCGCGGCGGCCCCGGCGACAAGCACAAGCTCGGCGACAACAAGACCCCGGTCGGCACCTACCGCATCGTCGGCGTCAACGACAGCACCGCTTTCGACACCTTCCTGCGCCTCAATTATCCGAACGTCAAGGACGCCTTCTACGGCTTGAAGAGCCGCCTCATTTCGCGCCGCGAGTTCGATCGCATCGTCACCGCCCTGCGCCACAACCAGGTGCCGCCGCAGAACACTCGACTGGGCGGCGCGATCGGCATTCATGGTCTCGGCGAGGAGACGCCGGAGAAGGTCCACATCCAGAACAAGCTCGACTGGACCCAGGGCTGCATCGCGCTGCGCAACCACGATTTGCACGAACTGCGCGAGTTCATCGAGGTCGGCACCCGCGTGGTGATCTCCGAGTGA
- a CDS encoding DUF302 domain-containing protein has translation MRRSAAWLLLWMLCCALPLHAAPVEVSPEQDLVVRYTVDKPFDDVVFELNFAITDHNFRITGRNSIGAGLRERGYTDFPNVEVIHFCSLELAREVLLLDPGFVAHMPCRVTVHEDKGRTIVSLIKLPLNSPDPRVNDFARRMNATLTEIVEFAVGM, from the coding sequence GTGAGACGGAGCGCGGCATGGCTGCTGCTGTGGATGCTGTGCTGCGCCCTGCCGCTGCACGCCGCGCCGGTCGAGGTCAGCCCCGAGCAAGATCTCGTGGTGCGCTACACCGTCGACAAACCCTTCGACGACGTGGTGTTCGAACTCAACTTCGCGATCACCGACCACAATTTCCGCATCACCGGGCGCAACAGCATAGGCGCGGGGCTGCGCGAGCGCGGCTACACGGACTTCCCCAACGTCGAGGTCATCCACTTCTGCAGCCTGGAACTGGCGCGGGAGGTGTTGCTGCTCGATCCCGGCTTCGTCGCGCACATGCCATGCCGGGTGACGGTGCACGAAGACAAGGGGCGGACCATTGTCAGTCTGATCAAGCTGCCGCTGAACAGCCCCGATCCGCGCGTCAACGATTTCGCGCGGCGCATGAACGCCACGCTCACCGAAATCGTCGAGTTCGCGGTCGGCATGTAA
- a CDS encoding FHA domain-containing protein: MLALVCLGLLWPALAATASTLTEHMSIGCAQDTPTQLRCQYRLLEGGQLQAVVAEWQDHTVSARLGAAYPADGDTTALLVLVDTSDPARAPALRAAIGHIDALLAAAPAHFRLGLAAFDTDLRLLAPLGADAADIRKAAAGLIANGRTTELYRNVRDALRVLEKSKATRKALLVLSDGLAEDFAYHHDDVVSMARANDIVIDTIGYPRSVPQSVALQTLRRLSDDTGGHYLQANHPDFKLPVEALPHVLGLLDAGGTLDFDLAPLVAAGAAGALDLSLAFQTRDQSFLVLAPATLPKAAAGAAPAPVSDVAPPLSPAAPAPLPAAPIPANPHPIDLNAGRVWPWFGILLALSTMILLAVLVLYWRVRRPPAASADGSARPLAWLQLAELPYTRHAITATPWRIGRGRNCDVVLDDHSVSRLHAEVRCNDQGVLTLHDLESLNGVFVNDTRIESIQLRENDVVDIGDVRLRFTLHDESHAAQEATVMVRTRTPT, from the coding sequence ATGCTGGCGCTCGTGTGCCTGGGGCTGCTATGGCCGGCGCTGGCGGCGACCGCGTCGACGCTGACCGAGCACATGAGCATAGGCTGCGCGCAGGACACACCGACCCAGCTGCGGTGCCAGTATCGCCTGCTGGAAGGCGGACAACTGCAGGCGGTGGTGGCCGAGTGGCAGGACCACACCGTCAGTGCGCGTCTCGGCGCCGCCTATCCTGCCGATGGCGACACCACCGCGCTGCTGGTGCTGGTCGATACCAGTGACCCGGCGCGCGCACCGGCGCTGCGTGCCGCCATAGGCCATATCGACGCCCTGCTCGCCGCCGCACCGGCCCATTTCCGCCTGGGTCTGGCCGCCTTCGATACCGACCTGCGCCTGCTCGCGCCGCTGGGCGCCGACGCCGCCGACATTCGCAAGGCGGCGGCCGGTCTCATCGCCAACGGTCGTACCACCGAGCTTTATCGCAATGTGCGCGATGCCCTGCGTGTGCTGGAAAAATCCAAGGCCACGCGCAAGGCGCTGCTGGTGCTGTCGGACGGCCTGGCCGAGGATTTCGCCTATCACCACGACGACGTGGTGAGCATGGCGCGCGCCAACGACATCGTCATCGATACCATCGGCTATCCGCGTTCGGTGCCGCAATCGGTGGCCTTGCAAACCCTGCGACGCCTGAGCGACGACACCGGCGGCCATTACCTGCAGGCCAACCATCCCGATTTCAAACTGCCGGTCGAAGCGTTGCCCCATGTGCTGGGCTTGCTCGACGCCGGCGGTACGCTGGATTTCGATCTCGCGCCGCTGGTGGCGGCGGGCGCGGCCGGCGCGCTGGATTTGTCGCTGGCGTTTCAAACGCGCGACCAGAGTTTCCTGGTGCTGGCGCCGGCCACTCTGCCGAAGGCCGCGGCGGGCGCCGCGCCTGCTCCCGTGAGCGATGTCGCGCCGCCCCTCTCACCCGCCGCGCCGGCGCCCTTGCCCGCCGCGCCCATACCCGCCAATCCGCACCCCATCGATCTGAATGCCGGCCGCGTGTGGCCGTGGTTCGGCATCCTGCTGGCGCTGTCGACCATGATCCTGCTGGCGGTGCTGGTGCTGTACTGGCGCGTGCGCCGCCCGCCGGCGGCCAGCGCGGACGGCAGCGCACGACCGCTGGCGTGGCTGCAGCTGGCGGAGCTGCCGTACACGCGCCACGCAATCACCGCCACGCCGTGGCGTATCGGGCGCGGCCGCAACTGCGACGTGGTGCTGGACGATCACTCGGTGTCGCGCCTGCATGCCGAAGTGCGCTGCAACGATCAGGGCGTGCTCACTCTGCACGATCTCGAGTCTCTGAACGGCGTGTTCGTCAACGACACCCGCATCGAGTCCATCCAGCTGCGCGAGAACGACGTGGTCGACATCGGCGACGTGCGCCTGCGCTTCACGTTGCACGACGAAAGCCATGCGGCGCAGGAAGCGACCGTGATGGTGCGTACACGCACGCCGACCTGA